From Methanocella paludicola SANAE, a single genomic window includes:
- a CDS encoding secondary thiamine-phosphate synthase enzyme YjbQ, with product MIWKEVGVPTSMRAQMVDVTSQVVSELASSGIKSGMCYVYVPHTTAGVTINENADPDVVTDILNGLERLVPLKGNYRHAEGNSDAHIKASLMGFTVAVPVIDGRLALGTWQGIYFCEFDGPRRRKMLIGIEGK from the coding sequence ATGATATGGAAAGAAGTCGGTGTTCCGACGAGCATGAGAGCGCAGATGGTGGACGTGACGTCTCAAGTAGTCTCTGAGCTCGCGTCGAGCGGCATAAAGTCGGGCATGTGTTATGTTTACGTGCCCCATACGACGGCAGGCGTGACCATCAACGAGAACGCGGACCCCGACGTGGTCACCGACATCCTCAACGGCCTCGAAAGGCTCGTGCCCCTTAAAGGGAACTATCGCCATGCGGAAGGCAACTCGGACGCCCACATCAAAGCGTCGCTCATGGGATTTACTGTGGCGGTGCCGGTCATCGATGGCAGGCTTGCGCTGGGCACCTGGCAGGGCATCTATTTTTGCGAGTTCGATGGCCCAAGAAGGCGAAAAATGCTCATAGGGATCGAAGGAAAATAG
- a CDS encoding PAS domain S-box protein → MDSRSIPDQIKEALRTNPRGMTVSDVARSIGMNSQSTGRHLDVLAASGQVEVRTFGRSKVYYLSQRVPILAMINMSQDMIIMLDNDLRITNVNSKFYEFTGVKKEDVLNKNIGDRSFPIRFSPDIAPHAAQALEGKHFRIDARYQRDGRGLYFRIKFVPMLYDNGNNGVTIIFEDITERKKIEAERSFLAAIVESSNDAIIGKSLDGTITSWNKSAERIYGYTAAEMIGHDLSVIVPPELLGEVTGILEKVKNGDRIMHHETERIRKDGKRVTVSLTVSPIIDSDGSVLGASTIAYEVSGYDRP, encoded by the coding sequence ATGGATAGCCGGAGCATACCCGACCAGATCAAAGAAGCACTGAGAACTAATCCCAGAGGCATGACGGTAAGCGACGTTGCCCGGAGCATCGGCATGAACAGCCAGTCCACAGGGCGGCATCTCGACGTGCTTGCGGCGTCGGGACAGGTGGAGGTCAGGACATTCGGCCGGTCCAAAGTTTACTACTTATCACAGCGCGTACCCATCTTAGCCATGATCAACATGTCCCAGGACATGATCATCATGCTGGATAATGACCTCAGGATCACGAACGTCAATAGTAAGTTCTACGAATTCACAGGCGTTAAAAAAGAAGACGTGTTGAACAAAAATATAGGTGACAGGTCGTTCCCCATCCGGTTCAGCCCTGACATCGCGCCGCATGCAGCACAGGCGCTGGAAGGCAAGCATTTCCGCATCGACGCTCGCTACCAGCGCGATGGCAGAGGCCTCTATTTCCGGATCAAGTTCGTACCGATGCTCTACGATAACGGCAATAACGGCGTCACCATTATATTCGAGGATATCACCGAGCGTAAAAAGATAGAGGCAGAGCGCTCGTTCCTGGCCGCAATCGTCGAGTCCTCGAACGATGCCATCATCGGCAAGAGCCTGGACGGCACCATCACGAGCTGGAACAAGAGCGCCGAGCGTATCTACGGGTATACCGCGGCCGAGATGATCGGCCACGACCTGTCCGTCATCGTGCCGCCCGAGTTACTCGGCGAAGTGACCGGCATCCTTGAAAAAGTGAAAAACGGCGACCGTATCATGCACCACGAGACGGAGCGCATCCGGAAGGACGGAAAGAGGGTCACGGTCTCTCTTACGGTTTCGCCGATCATCGATAGCGATGGCAGCGTACTTGGCGCCTCAACGATAGCATATGAGGTCTCAGGGTATGATAGGCCGTGA
- a CDS encoding tetratricopeptide repeat protein, with the protein MSLKEMMEEIERQRRRGNFKGSENLLRLEQKRALLEGDDPYYHFFGGLLLYYFNFTKDAYLNLNNALLTGDHDSFYVDKYKGVICMDNGRYDRALELFDKALLTAQKAADSDWIASMHNAIGNVYTRMGKFDRALESYFTALNTAQDTNNKEWMETSLCNVGVAWSNKGDYEDSIEYFEESYRIAGEIGDERGQRVCLNNLGSAYNNLGKHNEALDKFEEARRLAQKIDDKYGLRVVFNNLGFTYRTLGKFKEAMECYELALTIARQIGDDQGAAVAKYWILAIYDELEKAAAAH; encoded by the coding sequence ATGAGCTTGAAAGAGATGATGGAGGAGATCGAGCGGCAGCGCCGTCGGGGCAACTTCAAGGGCTCGGAGAACCTGCTCCGGCTCGAACAGAAGCGCGCCTTGCTCGAGGGCGACGACCCTTACTACCACTTTTTCGGCGGGCTGCTTCTCTATTATTTTAACTTCACAAAGGACGCTTACCTGAACCTTAATAATGCCCTGCTTACCGGCGACCACGACTCCTTCTACGTGGATAAGTACAAAGGCGTTATCTGCATGGATAATGGGAGGTATGACCGTGCGCTGGAGCTTTTTGATAAAGCCTTGCTTACTGCTCAAAAAGCTGCCGACAGTGACTGGATCGCCTCCATGCATAACGCCATTGGTAATGTGTATACGCGAATGGGCAAATTCGATAGGGCCCTGGAATCGTATTTTACCGCATTAAATACAGCTCAGGACACTAACAACAAGGAGTGGATGGAAACGAGCCTGTGTAACGTGGGCGTCGCCTGGAGTAACAAGGGCGACTACGAGGACTCCATCGAGTATTTCGAGGAATCTTACCGTATCGCCGGCGAGATCGGCGATGAGCGCGGCCAGCGCGTATGCCTGAATAACCTGGGCAGCGCTTACAATAACCTGGGTAAGCATAATGAGGCCCTGGATAAGTTCGAGGAGGCCCGGCGGCTGGCGCAAAAGATCGACGATAAGTATGGGCTGCGAGTGGTCTTTAATAATCTGGGCTTTACTTACCGGACGCTGGGTAAATTCAAGGAAGCCATGGAGTGCTATGAGCTGGCTTTGACCATCGCCCGGCAGATCGGCGATGACCAGGGTGCTGCAGTTGCCAAGTACTGGATCCTGGCCATTTATGATGAGCTTGAAAAGGCGGCTGCCGCGCATTAA